The proteins below are encoded in one region of Drosophila miranda strain MSH22 unplaced genomic scaffold, D.miranda_PacBio2.1 Contig_AX12_pilon, whole genome shotgun sequence:
- the LOC117195242 gene encoding inner centromere protein-like: MGHAARATDDEGKVTHKRPPAPTWSRSHVRGEAIAMQSHCPTDVIDSFFSVAPTTPDLKLIFPNIDPSQLKRNSSVLWSTPPRYSELPKY, encoded by the exons ATGGGACATGCTGCACGAGCCACCGATGACGAGGGCAAGGTCACCCACAAGCGTCCGCCAGCACCCACCTGGAGTCGCA GCCATGTACGCGGCGAAGCGATTGCCATGCAGAGCCACTGTCCCACCGATGTCATCGACAGCTTCTTCTCGGTGGCCCCCACCACTCCGGACCTGAAACTGATTTTCCCCAACATCGATCCCAGCCAGCTGAAGCGCAACTCCAGCGTGCTCTGGTCCACGCCCCCACGCTACTCGGAGCTCCCAAAATACTAG